Genomic window (Ureibacillus composti):
CAGTTTTTGTTCCATTTGCAAACTTGTCCATTTCGAACACACCCATAGGCCCGTTCCAAATAATTAGTTTAGAACTTTCAATGACATCAGCGTATAAATCTGCTGTTTTAGGACCAATATCTAGACCCATCCAGTCTTCTGGGATTGAATCAATATCAACCACTTTTGTTTCAGCATCTTTTGAAAATTCATTAGCTACAACCGCATCTATTGGTAAATAAAGTTTTACCCCTTTTTCTTCTGCTTTTTGAATGAAGGAGTTGGCAAGTTCAATCTTATCTTCCTCAAGTAGAGATTTTCCGATTGAGTACCCTTGCGCTTTACTAAATGTGAATGAAAGTCCACCACCAATAATTAGGTTGTCTACTTTATCTAGTAAATTTTCGATTACGCCGATTTTATCTTTTACTTTTGCTCCACCGATAATTGCCGTAAATGCTCTTTCCGGATTAGATAATGCTTTTCCTAGTACGTCTAATTCCTTCATCATTAATAGACCAGATACCGCAGGAATGTGTTTTGCAATTCCTTCAGTTGAAGCATGTGCACGGTGAGCGGCACCAAATGCATCATTTACATATAAATCAGCTAATTTTGCAAAACTTTTCGCAAGTTCTTCATCGTTTTTTTCTTCGCCTTTGTGGAAACGAACATTTTCAAGTAATACGATGTCGCCGTCTTCCATTTTTGCAACTGCTTGCTCAACAGTTTCACCGATTGATTCATCTAATTTTGTAACCGGCTTGTTCATGATTTCCGCTAAACGTTCCCCAACAGCTGTTAAACGCATATCTTCATTTACTTCACCTTTTGGTCGACCTAAGTGTGAAGCTAAAATAACTTTTGCACCTGACTCAACTAATTGTTGAATTGTTGGAATTGCCGCACGAATACGTGTTTCATCTGTAATTTTACCTTCCTCCATCGGAACGTTAAAATCTACGCGGACAAAAACTCGCTTGCCTTTTACATCGACATCATTCATCGTCTTCTTCAAAAACATGAAGAAACCTCCTTCATTTTGCTACTTTTAGACTTTCCTATTATTACTTTCTTTAACACATAATAGTCTATCAAAAGTCATTTAGGTATGTCTCATTTCACTACTATTTTATTTATCTACATAAAGAAGGAGCGATGGGTAATCCACCGCTCCTTTTACCCTCCATTATTATAAATGGAAATAAATATAAAGGCTATACTTTTTGTGTTGAAAATCCTTAAATATGTTACACTTTTTTCTCCATCTAAATTTCTCTACCATACTGTAAATTTGCCCCTGTGAGTGATACGCCTACATGGAAATTGAAGCAGTAAGGAGAATATAAATTCAGGACGTCATTTCAATTCAGCATTTCAATAGTATGTCACATTAGACATAGTCAAAGTTTATTTATTAAACCCTTGTTGTGAAATATATTTTGCTAATTCCATTAATCGAGTTGAATAACCAATTTCATTGTCATACCAAGCAAGCACTTTGATCATATTATTATCTAATACCATTGTTGAAAGTCCATCAACAGTAGATGAATGATGATTACCGTTATAATCGATTGAAACTAATGGTAACTCATTGTAGTCGAGAATACCTTTTAGTTCACCATTTGCTGCTTCTTTTAATGCATTATTTACATCATCAATTGTGACATTTTCTTTTAATTCTGCAACTAAGTCCACACATGATACATTCGGAGTCGGAACACGCATAGAAAAGCCATCTAATTTTCCTTTTAAATGCGGAAGTACTTTAGCAACTGCAATGGCTGCCCCTGTTGTTGTTGGAATCATAGAAACTGCCCCAGCACGTGCTCTTCTCGGATCACTATGTGGGAAGTCTAAAATACGTTGATCATTTGTATATGAGTGAATTGTCGTCATAAGACCACGGACAATTCCAAACTTTTCGTCTAACACTTTCGCAACAGGCGCTAAACAGTTCGTCGTACATGATGCGTTTGAAATGACATCTTGTGTCGGATCGTACAGAGTATGGTTAACACCCATTACGTATGTTGGCATATCCCCTTTTGCAGGTGCTGAAAGAATTGCTTTTTTCGCACCAGCTTGAACGTGCTTGCCTACATCCTCCATTGAACGGAATCGACCAGTAGCTTCTACAACTACATCAACATCTAATTCGCCCCATGGTAATTTAGCAGGGTCAGGCTCAGAGATTACTTGAACTCGTTTGCCGTTTACGATAAATGCATCATCTTCTGAACCAACTTCTGCATCATAGATTCCATGAATTGAATCGTATTTAAGTAAATGTGCCAGTTGATGCGCATCCGTTAAATCATTAACTGCCACAACTTCAAATTCTTCTTGTTTCATTGCTTCACGAAATACTAGTCTTCCAATTCTTCCAAAACCGTTTATTGCAATTTTTACCGCCATAAGTTAACTTCCTCCATATAATCAATTTTTAGAATAAGTTTCTAGGCTACCTCACAACAGTGTAGCCTTTCTTAAAGTTTATAAACCCTCAATAATTCGATTTGCACAAGCCTCATCTGTGATTAAAACCGTTTGTTTCGGTGCATTTTTGAAATAAGCATTAAGTGCCTTTGCCTTGTTTGCTCCACCAGCAATCGCAATAATATTTGGACTACTTTTCACCTGTTCAAGTTGAATTCCAATCGTGTTAATTCGGTATACGATTTGACCAGATTCATCAAAATAATAACCAAATGCTTCCCCAACAGCTTTGCTCACTTTTAAAAGGTCAATAATTTCTGAGCTCGTATTTCTTCGAGTGGCCATTTCTTTCGCAGTACCAATGCCGTGGATGACAAGGTCGATATTGTCATATATCTCAAGCATTTCTTTAACTTTTGGCTCTTCTAGCATAAGCTCATATGCTTGCTCACTTAAATATTCTGGAAAATATAATGTCCTATATGTAGCCTTACATTTGTTTGCAAACTCTGCTACTAACGTGTTTGCTTGGTTTTCCAATTCTTCACCTATACTCCCACGAGCAGCAATAAATCGTAAAGTATTTAGCGATTTAACTGGAGATAAATGATTGGCTAGCGCTGCAACAGACGAACCACCTGTAACTGCAACATCATTGTTCTTTTTCGCAAGATCCATTAAAAGCGTAACCGCTTCTTTCCCTAATAATGTTGATACACTTTGGTCGCTTTCAAGATCACCCGGAACAATAATGACTTTATTTATTCCCAATATGGACGATAGCGTTGTTTCCTTTGCTTTTAGTCCGGAAAGCTCCTGAAATAAAGGCTTTAATTGCTCAATGATGACACGCCCATGTTCTGTAGAAATCATGCCTTTTTGTGTAATCTCAATTAAATTTTGTTCCTTCAGTAAGGTCGTTTCATTTCTTACTTCTCGTTCAGATAATTGCAATGAATCGATTAACACTCTTCTTCCTATCGGTCCACTTGCATCAATCATTTGGAGAACACGATACCTAACCTGAATTAAACTGAACATTTCCGGTACAATTGACCGAACTGCGTCTTCATATCCTTTGATCACATCATACACACCTACCAATACACCACTTGGACAACTTTGCCCCACTGGTACAAAAATGCCCCACTAGGAGTAAAAAAATAACTTTCTAAACTAATTATACATATTTGAGGATAATACTACAAATTTTTTTCCTTACTTTACTTTATTCAATTCTTCATATAATGTCACATAATCTAAAATTCCATATTGTAAAATCTGTTCATTATATTCAACGACAGGAATCATAATCATAAATTTTTCATGTAATTCATGGTTTTCTTCTATATTAATAAGCTCTATGTCAAATTGTAATTCTTCTTGAACCAGTTTTAGTGTCATGAGCCCGTCAGTACAAAGTGAACAATTGGGTCTGCTATAAAATTTTACGTTCATAAAAGCCTCCTTGAAAAATAATTTATTTAATAAGCATCTCAAAGTTGTCATGAATAATCAAATAAAAGTTACACAAACTATATTCTGTACTCTTTTGTACTATAACTTTCTGGGAGGATTTTAACGTATGGAAAACCAATTCACAAATGAATCTCAAACAACTCAAGGGAATATGCCCCTTTCAATGAATCATGGTGCTCACGAAGTGCTAGATGTTCATGAAGTATTAAGTGCTTCAATTGCTGGTCTAAACCAATTTATTCTTTTACGTCCACATGTACAAGATCAAGAACTTCTTAATATTTTGGACAGACAGTATGCATTTATGCTTGATGAATATAATATTACGGCAGAATGCTTTAAAACAGGTCAAGATCCAAGCCACCCAACTCGTTCTTACAAAATGCAAATGGGCAATGATTCAAAATATGGCCTAACACCAAGCCAACCTAAAAAGCCTATGACTTCTGCAAGTGAATTGAATGACGGTATTATTTCTGGGTTCTTATTATCTTGCCACAAAATGGGGGCAACTGGTAAAACAACTGCTGCATTAGAAGCGACAAACCCAGTAGTTCGTCGTGTTCTTCAAGACTCTGTGCCAAACTGTATCGAAATGGCATACGAGTTATCTCTTTACCAAAACAAACACGGCTATTACCAAATTCCACAATTATCACCTTCAGACATGCAAGCAATGTTAAACATGTACGGACAAGCTGATAAAGCTAAAGATATGCCTAACTAATAAGCCGCGCTTGCTACTTGAGCTGGATGAAGGCATGAGTGAGCAAAAGCAGAATTACTCGGGCGCTGTGACGGCTGATTAAAAGTGAAGCGTAAGGCTTACAATATCCTCTGTGTAGAAAAGCAGAGGGAAAGATCAATCCATTCTGTGCTATGCAGGCACAGAGTGGATTTTTTTAATGGGGATTTCTTTGTGCAAATTGTTTGAAATACTGATATACACTTTGATGAAAAGGATTTTGTTTTGATTTACGATACGAGATCCTCTTCATACAGTCGCTGGCCCGATGAAGTTCATTTCCATTTCCTCCTCTTCCTAATTTTGAACTTCATTACCCAGATGAAGTTCATTTACATTCTTGCTCTCTCTAATTTTGAACTTCATGCACCTAATGAAGTTCATTCCCCGTGCTCTCCTTCCCAATTTTGAACTTCATGCACCCAATGAAGTTCATTTCATTCACCACCCAACAACATAAAAAAACCACCGCATTCAATAATAATGAATACGGTGGTTTACTATTTAAAAACCTCAAACTAACTATTTGCTATTAAAACTCTAACGATCTCGAACATCTATTAGGAAATATCAACATTAAAAGAAATTATTTACTTTATTAGAAAGATATTTTATCAAAATTAGTTTAAAGAGAATGAAAAAGGGATAAAATAAATTGGTACAGTAATTTCCTTTTATCCCATTTTTTTCATTCTTACTGTATTGGTTAGGCTGCTATACTAATCAATACAGTGAGGTCTAACTATTAAAAAGGTTTATATTTGAAACAGTAAAATGGCGCCCTCGGAGGGAATCGAACCCCCAGCGGAAGAACCGGAATCTTCAGTGTTATCCATTACACCACGAGGACTAAATATATTATTAGGTACTACTCGTAACGATGTTGAAAACTGAATAATAAATCATTCGTAAAAATGTATACATTTAAAAACACGGACCACATTATTATACAAATTTCCCTCATACAAATCAACTATTTAATTTCATAAAATTAAACTTTCAATTGTTTTATTTTCAACATAGAGGACATTGACACTATTACTTACTCCACATGTACCGAAATAATATATAAATTATCATCATTTCCCCCTGTATCGTCACTTCTGAATGTTAATTGCACTTTCTTCATATATATAAAAAAGGCAGACTTAACATTTGACCATCCTTGACTATTCAGAGTATGATACTGTTATAGCTGAAATAACATTAAAATTCAGCATTGTAGAATACGATCAAATTTCTATTAGGAGGATTTCACAATGAATTTAATTCCTACAGTTATTGAACAAACAAATCGCGGTGAACGTGCATACGATATTTACTCACGCTTACTTAAAGACCGCATCATTTTATTAGGAAGTGCAATTGATGACAATGTGGCTAACTCTATTGTTGCTCAATTATTATTCCTAGAAGCTGAAGATCCAGAGAAAGACATTTCTCTTTACATCAACTCTCCAGGTGGTTCAATTACAGCAGGTATGGCAATCTATGACACAATGCAATTCATTAAACCTAAAGTTTCAACAATTTGTATTGGTATGGCTGCATCAATGGGTGCTTTCTTACTTACTGCAGGTGAGCCAGGAAAACGTTATGCATTACCAAATGCTGAAGTTATGATTCACCAACCACTAGGCGGTGCACAAGGTCAAGCTACTGAAATTGAAATTGCTGCGAAACGTATTCTATTCTTACGCGATAAATTAAATGGAATTTTAGCAGAACGCTCTGGTCAACCAATAGAGACAATCGCTAGAGATACAGACCGTGACAATTTCATGACTGCTGAACAAGCAAAAGAATACGGTTTAATTGACCACATCATTACTCGTAGCGAAAAATCAAAATAATTTCTTGCCAAGCGAAAAGCTGTCCGAATTAATTGGACAGCTTTTTTATGTTTTAACACTTCCTACACACCAAAATATTTTTCAATTTCATCTACTAATGGTTGTGTTACAAAATGCCCACCAGTATAAGGATAATGCTGAACAAGGGCACCTTTTTCTTCAAAGAATTCTTTACTTTGCTCACTCCAATTATAAGGAATGACCTGATCCTGTTCCCCATGAGCAAGTAGAATTCGCACATTGTTCATTGGTGCGTGTTGCATCTCTTGCACCACGATTTGAGGTAAATACCCGCTTAATGAAACGATTCCTGCCAGTTTCTTCCCTAATATCGTAACAAGAGATTGACTAAGTATTGCTCCTTGACTAAATCCTAATAAAAATAATTGATTAGCATCGATTGGATATTCCTCCACTGCTTCATTGATAAACTCCTCAATATCATGAATTATTTTTACAAAAGGTTCTCGATGCGGTACGCCAATACGTTCAATGGTAAAAAACGAAAAACCCGGTGGCTGACTAATAGGCCCTCTTAAACTAAAGATAAAGTAATTCTGTTTCACCGCTTGTAGAATGGATGGTAAATCCTGTTCATTACTTCCCATACCATGCATAACAAAAATTGCAGGATACGACTTTCCTTCAGCCTTCTCTTGCGGTTCACTTAATGAATAAAACAGTTGTGATTTCAATTGTTCTTTCCTCCATATCTACTGCTTTCCTAAATTGATTTTATAAGTATTCCCCAAAAATCAATTTTGCCCTATCTAATCTGTGTTGACTTAACGTTACCATTATTTTGTTTGTTAAGGCAATTCTGAAATATCATTTCGAAATAACCTAGTGAAGTGATTCAGGAGCAGAATGTCACTACATAAGTGAAATTTACGTCTGAGTAATTTATTTTTGTGAAATACTAAATGCAGATAAAAAAATGCTCGCAAAAAAATTTGCGAGCGTTTACAAAAGTTTATAAAATTTTAATCTGCCTTTTGGATAATTGAAGAAAGACCTTTAATTGCGTCAGATTCGTCACTACCATCTGCAATTAGAGTAACTGTAGTTCCACGTGCGATTGCTAAACTCATGATGCCCATAATCGATTTAGCGTTAACCTTTTTCTCTTCTTTCTTTAAATATACCTCTGCTTTATAACGATTCGCTTCTTGAACGAATAAAGCAGCCTGTCTAGCTTGTAACCCAGTTTTCAACTTAACCTCAACATTGGTTTCAACCATTTCGCAAACATCCTTTCACAACCGATCATCAATATAATTTTATCTTATCTAAATTATATGAAAAGAACAATGTATCATTCTTTAATTTTTTGTAACTTTATCTAATTTGTTCTCCATTGCGTAACGAATTCGCAATTTCATCTATCTTACGTAAGCGATGATTCACGCCCGATTTACTCACGACCCCAGTAGAAACCATTTCACCTAACTCTTTTAAGGTAACATCTTGGTATTCTACACGTAGTCTTGCAATCTCACGTAACTTTTCGGGTAATTGGTCAAGTCCAATTGTATTTTCAATAAAACGGATATTTTCTACTTGTCGCAATGCCGCACCGATTGTTTTATTTAAATTTGCCGTTTCACAGTTAACGATACGATTTACACTATTTCTCATATCACGAACAATTCGTACATCTTCAAATTTCAACATTGCTTGGAATGCGCCAACTAGCCCTAAAAAGTCAGAAATTTTTTCTGCCTCTTTTAAGTAAGTTACATATCCTTTTTTACGTTCTATTGTCTTAGCATTTAACTGAAATTTATTCATTAGGTTTGCTAATGCTTCGCCATGCTCTTTATATAATGAATAGATTTCGAGATGATACGAAGAAGTTTCAGGGTTATTAACAGAGCCACCTGCTAAAAATGCCCCACGCAAGTATGCTCTTATTTGGCTTTTTTTCGCTAATAATACATTGGGAATCGTATGATCAAATTGAAAATCTTCAGAAATAATTTCTAAATCCGTTAAAAGTTCTCGTGCACCATCACGGACACGACAAATATACACATTGTTTTTCTTTAACCGCATCTTTTTACGAACTAGTAATTCAACATTATATGGATAAAGTTTCTTTACAATTGTATATAGTCTTCTAGCAATTGCTGCGTTTTCAGTTTGAACATCGATACTTAGTTGTCTGTTCGTAAATGATAACGAGCCATTCATTTGAATAAGTGCAGATACTTCCGCTTTTAAACAATCATCGTCAGCTTCAACTTGCGTAAGTTCCTTTTTCGTTTCTGATGCAAATGACATGTCTTATAACCCCCTTTCAAAATATGTATGAGAATAATCATAACATATACAACCCTAAATGAGGTATATCTATCTTACGTTAAATTTTTCCGCATAATCCACTAACCATTTAGCAATGTTATTTGATTCATGCCGAACAACACCTGATTGAATCGTCGCGATATTCTTCTTAATAACTTCTAATCCCATACTTTCTAGTTTATCAACATCTAGTAAAACCGGTTCAGCATTTTCTTCTTTATAGTTTTCTTTGATTGGTATAGGAAAATCTACATCATTTACTAGAATTGCGTCTAAGCACGGTTGACCTACATGTTTGTAGATTGCGCTAACGTGATCCGCTGCTTTATAATGAACCGTTTCCCCTTTTTGTGTCATTAAATTACATACATAAATTCTTCGAGCTTTTGCTTGGATCACAGCGTCTCCAATTTCTTTAACAAGTAAGTTTGGAATAATACTTGTATATAAGCTACCTGGTCCTATTAAAATAAAATCCGCCTTCTCAATCGCACGAATTGCTTCCGGAAGCGGTTTCACGTTATTTGGGACTAGAAATACGCGTTTAATTGGGACATTTGAGGAAGGGATTTTTGATTCGCCTTCAATCGATGTTCCATCCATTAATTCAGCATGTAACGTAATTTTTTTATTTGCAGATGGGATGACTTTACCATGTACTTTTAATACTTTACTCATTTCAGCAATTGCATGGCTAAAATCCCCAGTAATATCTGTTAACGCTGTAAGCATTAAATTACCTAGGGAATGTCCACCTAAATCTACAGAATTTGCGAAACGATATTGGAACATTTGTTCAACTAAAGGCTCAGTATCTGAAAGAGCCGCAATTACATTTCGTATATCTCCTGGTGGTGGTATATCGTAGTCATCACGAAGTCTGCCAGATGAACCGCCATCATCCGAGACAGTTACAATGGCAGTAATTTCAAAGGGATAATTTTTCAATCCGCGCAATAACGTAGAAAGTCCTGTCCCTCCTCCGATCACTACAATTTTCATTTTCTTCTGTTTTGACATTACATCAATCCTTTCTACGATTGATATCACGGTGTGTAATAATAGTTTTATAGGTACTACTTAAGAGATTACCGTA
Coding sequences:
- a CDS encoding glutaredoxin family protein; amino-acid sequence: MNVKFYSRPNCSLCTDGLMTLKLVQEELQFDIELINIEENHELHEKFMIMIPVVEYNEQILQYGILDYVTLYEELNKVK
- a CDS encoding spore coat protein; this encodes MENQFTNESQTTQGNMPLSMNHGAHEVLDVHEVLSASIAGLNQFILLRPHVQDQELLNILDRQYAFMLDEYNITAECFKTGQDPSHPTRSYKMQMGNDSKYGLTPSQPKKPMTSASELNDGIISGFLLSCHKMGATGKTTAALEATNPVVRRVLQDSVPNCIEMAYELSLYQNKHGYYQIPQLSPSDMQAMLNMYGQADKAKDMPN
- a CDS encoding phosphoglycerate kinase, which translates into the protein MFLKKTMNDVDVKGKRVFVRVDFNVPMEEGKITDETRIRAAIPTIQQLVESGAKVILASHLGRPKGEVNEDMRLTAVGERLAEIMNKPVTKLDESIGETVEQAVAKMEDGDIVLLENVRFHKGEEKNDEELAKSFAKLADLYVNDAFGAAHRAHASTEGIAKHIPAVSGLLMMKELDVLGKALSNPERAFTAIIGGAKVKDKIGVIENLLDKVDNLIIGGGLSFTFSKAQGYSIGKSLLEEDKIELANSFIQKAEEKGVKLYLPIDAVVANEFSKDAETKVVDIDSIPEDWMGLDIGPKTADLYADVIESSKLIIWNGPMGVFEMDKFANGTKTVAEAMAKTEGYTIIGGGDSAAAVEKFEVADQMDHISTGGGASLELMEGKELPGIVALNDK
- a CDS encoding HPr family phosphocarrier protein — its product is MVETNVEVKLKTGLQARQAALFVQEANRYKAEVYLKKEEKKVNAKSIMGIMSLAIARGTTVTLIADGSDESDAIKGLSSIIQKAD
- the clpP gene encoding ATP-dependent Clp endopeptidase proteolytic subunit ClpP, with product MNLIPTVIEQTNRGERAYDIYSRLLKDRIILLGSAIDDNVANSIVAQLLFLEAEDPEKDISLYINSPGGSITAGMAIYDTMQFIKPKVSTICIGMAASMGAFLLTAGEPGKRYALPNAEVMIHQPLGGAQGQATEIEIAAKRILFLRDKLNGILAERSGQPIETIARDTDRDNFMTAEQAKEYGLIDHIITRSEKSK
- the gap gene encoding type I glyceraldehyde-3-phosphate dehydrogenase; the encoded protein is MAVKIAINGFGRIGRLVFREAMKQEEFEVVAVNDLTDAHQLAHLLKYDSIHGIYDAEVGSEDDAFIVNGKRVQVISEPDPAKLPWGELDVDVVVEATGRFRSMEDVGKHVQAGAKKAILSAPAKGDMPTYVMGVNHTLYDPTQDVISNASCTTNCLAPVAKVLDEKFGIVRGLMTTIHSYTNDQRILDFPHSDPRRARAGAVSMIPTTTGAAIAVAKVLPHLKGKLDGFSMRVPTPNVSCVDLVAELKENVTIDDVNNALKEAANGELKGILDYNELPLVSIDYNGNHHSSTVDGLSTMVLDNNMIKVLAWYDNEIGYSTRLMELAKYISQQGFNK
- a CDS encoding sugar-binding domain-containing protein, whose amino-acid sequence is MGQSCPSGVLVGVYDVIKGYEDAVRSIVPEMFSLIQVRYRVLQMIDASGPIGRRVLIDSLQLSEREVRNETTLLKEQNLIEITQKGMISTEHGRVIIEQLKPLFQELSGLKAKETTLSSILGINKVIIVPGDLESDQSVSTLLGKEAVTLLMDLAKKNNDVAVTGGSSVAALANHLSPVKSLNTLRFIAARGSIGEELENQANTLVAEFANKCKATYRTLYFPEYLSEQAYELMLEEPKVKEMLEIYDNIDLVIHGIGTAKEMATRRNTSSEIIDLLKVSKAVGEAFGYYFDESGQIVYRINTIGIQLEQVKSSPNIIAIAGGANKAKALNAYFKNAPKQTVLITDEACANRIIEGL
- the whiA gene encoding DNA-binding protein WhiA, translating into MSFASETKKELTQVEADDDCLKAEVSALIQMNGSLSFTNRQLSIDVQTENAAIARRLYTIVKKLYPYNVELLVRKKMRLKKNNVYICRVRDGARELLTDLEIISEDFQFDHTIPNVLLAKKSQIRAYLRGAFLAGGSVNNPETSSYHLEIYSLYKEHGEALANLMNKFQLNAKTIERKKGYVTYLKEAEKISDFLGLVGAFQAMLKFEDVRIVRDMRNSVNRIVNCETANLNKTIGAALRQVENIRFIENTIGLDQLPEKLREIARLRVEYQDVTLKELGEMVSTGVVSKSGVNHRLRKIDEIANSLRNGEQIR
- a CDS encoding YvcK family protein; the encoded protein is MSKQKKMKIVVIGGGTGLSTLLRGLKNYPFEITAIVTVSDDGGSSGRLRDDYDIPPPGDIRNVIAALSDTEPLVEQMFQYRFANSVDLGGHSLGNLMLTALTDITGDFSHAIAEMSKVLKVHGKVIPSANKKITLHAELMDGTSIEGESKIPSSNVPIKRVFLVPNNVKPLPEAIRAIEKADFILIGPGSLYTSIIPNLLVKEIGDAVIQAKARRIYVCNLMTQKGETVHYKAADHVSAIYKHVGQPCLDAILVNDVDFPIPIKENYKEENAEPVLLDVDKLESMGLEVIKKNIATIQSGVVRHESNNIAKWLVDYAEKFNVR
- a CDS encoding esterase, which codes for MKSQLFYSLSEPQEKAEGKSYPAIFVMHGMGSNEQDLPSILQAVKQNYFIFSLRGPISQPPGFSFFTIERIGVPHREPFVKIIHDIEEFINEAVEEYPIDANQLFLLGFSQGAILSQSLVTILGKKLAGIVSLSGYLPQIVVQEMQHAPMNNVRILLAHGEQDQVIPYNWSEQSKEFFEEKGALVQHYPYTGGHFVTQPLVDEIEKYFGV